Part of the Coriobacteriaceae bacterium genome is shown below.
ACGCTAACCGTTCGGGCGGATCGGTCGCAAGCGTTGCCGTGGCCTGCCACGAGGCGGGTCATGCCGCCCAGCGTCAGAGCGGTTACGCCATGATGAAGGTTCGCACCGCCCTGGTCCCGGTCGTCAACTTTACCCAGAACACCTGGACCATCGTGTTGCTCTTGGGCCTGTTTATGAACATCGCCGGGCTCACGACCCTCGCATTGATCTTCTTCTCGTTTAGTGTGCTGTTCCAACTCGTTACGTTGCCTGTCGAGATCGATGCCAGTCGCCGCGCCGTGGCGTATATCGAGCAGTCGGGCATGAGTTCCAAGCAGGTCAACGGTGCCAAGAAGGTGCTGACGGCAGCCGCGCTCACCTACGTGGCGGCGGCGCTCACCTCGATTATTCAGCTGCTCTACCTGATGGCCCGCTACAACAGAAACTCCAACCGATAACAAATTGGCTTGACAGGCGCCGCGGAGATTCTTGTCCCCGCGGCGCTGTACTATGTGTTGGACTTGAATCTGCGCAGGGTCGAAGCCCTTGTGCTCGATAACGAAAGGAGGCTGCGTGGCAGGCTGGAATCTAACCGGCAATGCCGTTTCCGCCGAGTTCGACGGTTCGGACGATCAGGAGCGCAAGGAGCTCAGCGTGAGCCAGGCAGTGGAGATCGCCGCCGGTGCGCTCGATGCCATTCCGCAGCTGAGCGTTC
Proteins encoded:
- a CDS encoding zinc metallopeptidase, with protein sequence MPYYYGYGFGIDPLYLLVVLVCTVLGLAAQSYINSTYKTWSKVRSDGDTGATVARRMLDANGCNAVGIKGVAGELTDHYNPQDNNLYLSDANRSGGSVASVAVACHEAGHAAQRQSGYAMMKVRTALVPVVNFTQNTWTIVLLLGLFMNIAGLTTLALIFFSFSVLFQLVTLPVEIDASRRAVAYIEQSGMSSKQVNGAKKVLTAAALTYVAAALTSIIQLLYLMARYNRNSNR